In one window of Miscanthus floridulus cultivar M001 chromosome 12, ASM1932011v1, whole genome shotgun sequence DNA:
- the LOC136495906 gene encoding probable pectin methyltransferase QUA3 — MSAPPSSGLATAPPWPSPGKIAPRLDLLLPHRRRVSPAHGEVVQIDSTILETDNDTRPMIADASQPVRLAGSYRCWFVKKYCWLIYLRADRRPAAEHRRGRAPLRPPATALQQPRAHATAALGDLARRSWRSGNPASARDPELRRFSGTPPSPGSGPRARYPELRVGELPCSGWEFLRRRWSPRWLQRVKGSGSSGWQWSFLDVVWGVFLIAVVVFLALVFTLRRGDPVLTAASVARAGGSGGAVPPCAVSEVDLLPCEDPRRSSRLSREMNYYRERHCPARGEAIACLVPPPRGYRVPVPWPESLHKIWHDNMPYGKIAERKGHQGWMKHEGSHFIFPGGGTMFPDGAEQYIEKLSQYVPLKTGVVRTGLDMGCGVASLGGFLLKENIMTLSFAPRDSHKSQIQFALERGIPAFLLMLGTRRLPFPAQSFDFVHCSRCLIPFTAYKLQLCNAKAFQA; from the exons GTCGTCCAAATAGACTCGACAATACTTGAAACGGATAATGATACGAGGCCAATGATTGCTGATGCttctcagcctgttcggttggctggttcgtatcgttgctggtttgtgaagaagtactgctggctgatttat CTCCGTGCGGACAGAAGACCGGCGGCCGAGCACCGTCGCGGCCGCGCGCCCCTGCGCCCGCCGGCCACGGCGCTCCAGCAACCCCGCGCCCACGCGACGGCGGCCCTCGGCGACCTCGcccgccggtcatggcgctccggcAACCCCGCATCGGCGCGAGATCCTGAGCTCCGTCGCTTCTCCGGCACGCCTCCCTCGCCCGGATCTGGGCCGCGCGCGCGATATCCTGAGCTCCGGGTTGGAGAGCTCCCGTGCTCCGGGTGGGAATTTCTTCG ACGGCGATGGAGCCCGCGGTGGCTACAGCGGGTGAAGGGCAGCGGTTCAAGCGGATGGCAGTGGTCGTTCCTCGACGTCGTCTGGGGGGTCTTCCTCATCGCCGTGGTCGTCTTCCTCGCGCTCGTCTTCACGCTGCGCCGCGGGGACCCCGTCCTAACCGCCGCCTCCGTCGCCcgcgccggcggcagcggcggcgcggtgcCGCCGTGCGCCGTCTCGGAGGTGGACCTCCTCCCCTGCGAGGACCCGCGACGcagctcccgcctcagccgcgaGATGAACTACTACCGCGAGCGCCACTGCCCGGCTCGTGGCGAGGCGATCGCGTGCCTTGTGCCGCCGCCCCGAGGCTACCGCGTTCCCGTGCCCTGGCCCGAGAGCCTCCACAAG ATCTGGCATGATAACATGCCTTATGGTAAGATTGCTGAAAGAAAAGGTCATCAAGGGTGGATGAAGCATGAAGGTTCGCACTTCATTTTTCCTGGTGGTGGGACTATGTTCCCTGACGGAGCTGAACAATATATTGAAAAGCTTAGCCAGTATGTTCCACTGAAAACTGGTGTCGTCAGGACAGGTCTTGATATGGGATGCGGG GTTGCCAGCTTAGGTGGATTTTTGCTTAAGGAGAATATCATGACACTTTCATTTGCACCAAGAGATTCGCATAAGTCTCAAATACAATTTGCCTTGGAGAGAGGAATTCCAGCATTTCTTTTGATGTTGGGCACACGCCGTCTTCCTTTTCCAGCACAGTCCTTTGATTTTGTCCATTGTTCCCGGTGTTTGATACCTTTTACTGCCTATA AATTGCAGCTTTGCAACGCTAAGGCATTCCAAGCCTGA